The following proteins are co-located in the Nitrospirota bacterium genome:
- a CDS encoding UbiA family prenyltransferase, with product MDLNKINIYLEMIKFQHSIFALPFAYLGAFLAGMKVPEPLTLLWITIAMVGARSFAMALNRLVDIEIDRKNPRTSNRALPKGLLTVSNAVFFSLISLGIFLLAVYNLAPICRYLWPLVVIPFVIYPYTKRFTFLSHFILGFCLGLAPIGSWIAITNTFSFEPFIIGMAVLCWVAGFDIFYAIQDIEFDRKQGLYSIPAKFGITKSLTFTKVLHTVSVAMLIWLGIRLKLGVFYFAGVTLTAVLLAYENSLIKPNDLSKLNMAFFTMNGVISILMFCFVAIEVIIRRTQNV from the coding sequence ATGGATTTAAATAAAATTAATATATACCTTGAGATGATTAAATTTCAGCACAGCATTTTTGCACTTCCATTTGCCTATTTAGGAGCTTTTCTTGCAGGGATGAAAGTCCCTGAGCCTTTGACACTTCTGTGGATAACGATTGCAATGGTTGGTGCTCGAAGCTTTGCTATGGCACTTAACAGGCTGGTTGACATAGAGATAGACCGCAAAAATCCAAGAACTTCAAATCGAGCGTTACCGAAGGGACTTCTTACAGTTTCTAATGCAGTCTTTTTTTCACTTATCAGTCTTGGTATCTTTCTACTCGCAGTTTATAATCTCGCCCCAATTTGCCGTTATCTCTGGCCTTTAGTTGTCATACCCTTTGTCATATATCCATATACGAAACGATTTACATTTCTGTCTCATTTCATACTTGGATTCTGTCTTGGATTGGCACCTATTGGTTCATGGATTGCTATAACCAACACATTTAGTTTTGAGCCTTTTATCATCGGGATGGCAGTTCTCTGCTGGGTTGCTGGGTTTGATATTTTTTATGCAATTCAGGATATTGAATTTGACAGGAAACAGGGACTATATTCAATACCCGCCAAATTCGGGATAACTAAATCTCTTACATTCACAAAAGTTTTGCACACTGTATCTGTAGCGATGTTGATCTGGCTTGGTATAAGGCTTAAACTGGGAGTTTTTTATTTTGCTGGTGTGACTTTAACAGCAGTTCTTCTTGCGTATGAAAACAGCCTGATTAAACCGAATGATTTATCAAAATTAAATATGGCTTTTTTCACCATGAACGGTGTTATCAGTATTTTAATGTTTTGTTTTGTAGCCATTGAAGTCATTATAAGGAGAACGCAGAATGTCTGA
- a CDS encoding UbiX family flavin prenyltransferase produces the protein MSDFVIGITGASGSIYGIRLIHELSLKNHHINVIITSAGRIVIQEELGGLGNREIKKIFIKKDNVKIWDEIDFNAPFISGSNAPDAVIVIPCSMGSLSSIANGISGNVLERAADVVLKERKQLILVIRETPLSLIHIENMLKAAKAGAIILPAMPAFYNHPKTLDDMVNFVVGKVLSILSIEHKLIKRWGKNNVNTK, from the coding sequence ATGTCTGATTTTGTAATAGGCATCACTGGGGCAAGTGGTAGTATATATGGAATCAGGCTTATCCATGAGCTTTCACTAAAAAACCACCACATTAACGTAATTATCACTTCTGCTGGTAGGATAGTCATTCAGGAAGAACTTGGAGGCTTGGGGAATAGAGAAATAAAAAAAATATTTATTAAAAAAGACAATGTGAAAATCTGGGATGAAATTGATTTCAACGCACCCTTCATAAGTGGCTCAAATGCCCCTGATGCAGTTATAGTTATCCCTTGCAGCATGGGTTCACTTTCTTCTATTGCTAACGGGATTTCAGGGAATGTCCTCGAGAGAGCTGCGGATGTAGTTCTCAAAGAGCGGAAACAACTTATCCTCGTCATACGTGAAACGCCGCTCAGTTTAATACACATTGAGAATATGCTTAAAGCAGCAAAAGCAGGCGCAATAATTTTGCCCGCGATGCCAGCTTTCTATAATCATCCAAAGACACTGGATGATATGGTGAATTTTGTAGTTGGGAAGGTTTTAAGTATTTTATCCATCGAACATAAATTAATCAAAAGGTGGGGAAAGAATAATGTTAATACAAAATAA